AGCATCGGGTTTGTGGCTAAGTGGAGATAGTGTAGATTTAGACAGCCCGAAAGTTCTCCGAGCTTCAGCAGGGCAATGGTTTCGCCTAGCAACGGCTGTAACCGAAGATTTAAAAGCTACAGTTCAACAAAGTCAACAAGCAGGGATGCAGGTAGTGGCAACCTTACCCAGTGCGACTTTAACTTATTGGGATGTGGACTGGCGTAAACCCAGTTTAATTTTACTGGGAAATGAAGGGGCTGGATTGTCGGCAGATTTAGCAGCGATCGCAGATCGGCAAGTCAGAATTCCTTTGAGTCCTGGGGTAGAATCTTTAAATGTAGCGATCGCAGCCGCTTTAATGCTGTACGAAGCTCGGCGGCAAATGAGTCAGAGACGCGATTAATCGCGTCTGTGCAGCAATTAAAACTCATGACTTTTCTTGGGTTTTTGTCTTTTCTTCGAGATATTGTTCAATATCGGCAACTGCATCCTCAAGAGCCGCTAAATCAATATTTATCAAGTCTTGATCGAGTTCTACTTCACTGAGACTATTAGTATGTAGTTGGGAGAGTTGTGGGATTTCTTCTTCCTCGGTTGAAATTTCTTGTAAGATATCCTCCAACTGATGGAGAGATTCTTGAAACACTTGATCGGCGACACGACGCTGTTGTGGCTGAATTGGCTCCATAATATTGATTTGAAAATCCTGATTTACTGACCTAATTTTGATTGCAGCTTCTACAGATTTAAATTTTGCACTCATGCTACGCGAACGACTACGCTCAGGGTGGTCTGGTCAGAACGGCAAGAAGGATTTCTCTTTCAAGCCTCATGCCTTTAGGCTGAGGTTCCTGACAACATCATAGTTGTGTGCTGTATCAACTTTAGCAGTGGTTATCAAGAATATCGATACTTGGCTTTAGTCACTTTTGCTAAGTTGTCTTCAATCATTAGAACTTGTATTTTTGTAAAGACTATGGAATACTCCACCCACAAGGGAATGGGGTATGGGGAAGAGTTACCAATGTCCTGCGACTTCCAATGAAATATTCTCAATATATATACGCTAACTCGACTGAGAAACAGTAGTATATTATTGAGTATGGGATACGCCATCGCAATCTTGAGTTTCAAATAGCTAGTATTTAGTCATACTGTGTATCTACGCATTTACAAGGAAAGTATTTTATGAGCAGCATACAACTTTACTTTGCCAAAGCCTCCACCTTCTCCCAAAGAACCCGTGTGGTTTTACTAGAAAAAGGAATTGACTTTAGCAGTACTGAAATTGACTTACAAAACAAACCAGATGGCTACACACAGATTTCGCGCTACGGCAAAGTCCCTGCGATTAAACATGGGGATATTGAAATTTATGAGTCTGCCATCATCAACGAATATCTCGAAGAAGTCTTTCCAGAACCAGCTTTATTACCCCACGATCCAGGTGCTAAAGCGATCGCTCGGATTTGGATCGATTATGCCAACACTCGCTTTGTACCCGCCTTTAACAAATTCCTGCGTGGTAAAGATGCTCAAGAACAGGGACAAGGACAAAGAGAGTTTTTGGAATCGCTATTGTACATTGAGCAAGAAGGATTAGGTAAGCTTTCTGGTAATGGCCCTTACTGGTTAGGAGAGCAGCTGAGTTTAGTTGATATCAGCTTCTATCCTTGGTTTGAACGCTTGCCTCTTCTAGAACACTTCCGCAATTTCACCTTACCAACAGAAACCCCTCGCTTGCAGAAATGGTGGAACACTCTGCGCTCGCGCGAGTCAATTCGGGCTGTGGAAAATCCTACAAGCTTCTATTTAGAAAGATTTGCCAAGATTCTTGGTGCGCCTACTCCCGTTGCTTCTGCTCAAAAGTAGGGAATAGGTTGCAGTGCCCGATTAGTGATTCCTCCCACGCTCCCCTGAGTAAAGGGTGAGACGTGGGGCTTCTTTCGTTTTAAGCTAAAGTTCTCTAGCTTTTCGTGTCGTTTTTCCTCCCTGGGCTAAAGCCACAGGGCTTCCAAACTCCCGGTTATATTACGTGACTTCTGAATTCTTCTTCAAGCATTAATTAACTCACCTCGCATAACAGTTACCGCTTGTCCGGCGAGAAATACGCGATCGCCTCCGGTATAGCTGACTTTTATGACTCCACCGCGCCGGGATGCTTGATAAGCCAATAACTCATCTTTGTGTAAGCGATCGCGCCAGAAGGGAGCAAGACAGCAATGAGTCGCCCCAGTTACAGGATCTTCATCAATTCCTAAACCCGGTGCAAATAAACGAGAGACAAAATCATATTCAGAATCAGAGTCGGTAAGGCTGGTGACAATAATCTCAGAAATAGGTAACGTTTTCAATATTTGGAAATTGGGTTGTATCTGTCGTACCAAATCTTCAGATTCCAATTCCACTAAATAGCCAAAAGAATTTAAAAAAACAGATTTGTAAGGTATACCTAAAGCTTGTTTGAGTTCTCGCGGGGCGACTGTTTCTTGTGAGTGATTCACAGGAAAATCTAACTCAATCCACTCACCTTGCAACTTAGCAATCAGTACTCCGCTTTTGGTATAAAAACGTGCAACTTCATCAGGTGACAAATGCCCTTCTGACCAAAGTATATGGGCACTAGCTAAGGTTGCGTGACCACAAAGTGGCACTTCCACCGTTGGCGTAAACCACCGCAGATTGAAGCCATCATCTTGTCTAACTAGAAAAGCTGTCTCAGATAAATTCATCTCCTGCGCCACATTCTGCATCCAGCGAGCATCTTGGGGAATAGACAAAACACAGACAGCAGCGGGATTTCCTGCAAAAGGTCTATTGGTAAAAGCATCAACCTGAGTAATGGTCTGTCCCATTAGAGTCACCTTGAAAATTAGACAGCAATATACCTATCAGGAATGAGTTAAAGATTTATGCCTGTAATTACGATTATTTTTAAGGCTGCTTTATTGAGAACCACCACATACAGTACCTGATAAATTAGGAATACAATCTCCAAAAACTAGGGTCAATAACGGAAACATGAGGATAAAAATCTTCAGAAGCATCTTTGCTACTGTAAACTTAGCGCTAATTTCTGGAGGATTAGTTAGTTGTGTTGTTGAGGTACCGCAACCATCTGCTCCAACTGAGCAACCAAAACCAGTCATACAACCTACCCAACAGCCTAACCAGGTAAAGCAGAAGGAAAAAGATCGTGATGACAAAGATGGCGATCGCAAGAATGATAAAAAAGATGATGAGAAAGACGATAACGACTAAATAAAAGCAAAACTATAACCTTGAGTTTCTATGTATGTTTATCCAACAAACTTCTCCTTCCCTCGTCGATAGTTTACGCCTCCGACGGCAACAACTAGCCAACCTCATTGATTTTCCCGTAATTCTCTGGTCAGGTAGCAATATTCCCCGCAACTTTCTGGCAAATCCTTTTCCGTTTCGTGCTAACAGTCATTTCCTCTATTTTGCCGGACTGCCATT
This Nostoc sp. KVJ3 DNA region includes the following protein-coding sequences:
- a CDS encoding glutathione S-transferase family protein, translating into MSSIQLYFAKASTFSQRTRVVLLEKGIDFSSTEIDLQNKPDGYTQISRYGKVPAIKHGDIEIYESAIINEYLEEVFPEPALLPHDPGAKAIARIWIDYANTRFVPAFNKFLRGKDAQEQGQGQREFLESLLYIEQEGLGKLSGNGPYWLGEQLSLVDISFYPWFERLPLLEHFRNFTLPTETPRLQKWWNTLRSRESIRAVENPTSFYLERFAKILGAPTPVASAQK
- a CDS encoding PhzF family phenazine biosynthesis protein → MGQTITQVDAFTNRPFAGNPAAVCVLSIPQDARWMQNVAQEMNLSETAFLVRQDDGFNLRWFTPTVEVPLCGHATLASAHILWSEGHLSPDEVARFYTKSGVLIAKLQGEWIELDFPVNHSQETVAPRELKQALGIPYKSVFLNSFGYLVELESEDLVRQIQPNFQILKTLPISEIIVTSLTDSDSEYDFVSRLFAPGLGIDEDPVTGATHCCLAPFWRDRLHKDELLAYQASRRGGVIKVSYTGGDRVFLAGQAVTVMRGELINA